In Cydia splendana chromosome 25, ilCydSple1.2, whole genome shotgun sequence, a single genomic region encodes these proteins:
- the LOC134803001 gene encoding histone H1.1, embryonic-like — MSDSDVEIKKIAPMKPVKKPPNSPTEDLLKAHEKKVTTKAMIHEALTELKTRKGVSIQAIKKYMEDKYYVQTDKVKYLIKKTLKTGVEDGSIVQLKGIGASGSFKLAPVKEKTKKKPKIMKEKPKKEKSTKESKEKPTKDKKEKMVKEKANIDKMKPAKKVKMDVKDKEKKTEKPKDKKKADLKEKKSKTAATPTKKKATMMKRKSIGSIIKPPKMKPKLKA, encoded by the coding sequence ATGTCAGATTCCGACGTCGAAATCAAAAAAATTGCTCCAATGAAGCCCGTCAAAAAACCACCGAACAGCCCTACGGAGGATTTACTAAAAGCTCACGAAAAAAAGGTCACGACCAAAGCTATGATCCACGAAGCTTTGACAGAACTTAAAACGAGAAAAGGAGTTTCCATACAAGCCATCAAGAAGTATATGGAAGACAAATATTATGTTCAAACGGATAAAGTAAAGTATCTCATCAAGAAAACCTTGAAGACTGGTGTTGAAGACGGCAGTATCGTGCAACTGAAAGGCATCGGAGCGTCGGGATCTTTCAAGTTGGCGCCTGttaaagaaaaaactaaaaagaaacCTAAAATCATGAAGGAAAAGCCTAAAAAGGAGAAAAGTACTAAAGAATCAAAAGAAAAACCCACGAAAGATAAGAAAGAGAAAATGGTGAAGGAAAAAGCGAATATAGATAAAATGAAGCCTGCGAAGAAAGTCAAGATGGATGTAAAAGATAAGGAAAAGAAGACGGAAAAACCGAAAGATAAGAAGAAAGCTGATTTGAAGGAGAAGAAAAGTAAAACGGCGGCAACTCCAACTAAGAAGAAAGCGACCATGATGAAGAGGAAAAGCATAGGATCTATCATTAAACCACCGAAGATGAAGCCGAAATTAAAAGCTTAA